A window of Actinomadura viridis genomic DNA:
GGAGCCGGTGCTGGAGGCGGACGGCGTCTCCAAGAGGTTCCCGGGCGTGCTGGCGCTGGACGAGGTCTCGTTCCGGCTCCTCCCCGGCGAGGTGCACGCCCTCGTCGGGGAGAACGGGGCCGGGAAGTCCACGCTGATCAAGGTGCTCACCGGCGTGCACCGGCCCGACGGCGGGCGGATCCGGTACCGGGGCGGACCGGCCGCCTTCGGCACGCCGCTGGACGCCCAGCGCGCCGGGATCTCGACCATCTACCAGGAGGTCAACCTCGTCCCGCTGATGAGCGTGGCCCGGAACCTGATGCTGGGCCACGAGCCGCGCAACCGGCTCGGCGTCATCGACCTGCCGCGCCTGCACGCCGCGGCCGGGCGCACGCTGGCGGACTTCGGGGTGCGCACCGACGTACGGCGCCCGCTGCGCTCGCTGGGCGTGGGCGCGCAGCAGATGGTGGCGCTGGCCCGGGCCGTGTCGGTGGACGCCCGCGTGGTCGTCATGGACGAGCCGACCTCGTCCCTGGAGCCGCGGGAGGTGGAGACCCTGTTCGGCGTGATCGGGGGGCTGCGCGAGCGCGGCATCTCGACGATCTACGTCAGCCACCGGCTCGACGAGCTCTACCGGATCTGCGACCGGGTCACCGTGCTGCGGGACGGCCGGGTCGCGCACACCGGCCCGCTCGCCGGGCTCGACCGGCTGCGGCTGATCTCGCTCATGCTGGGCCGGGATCTCGCCGACGTCCGGGCGGGCGGGGTGACCCGGTTCTCCGGCGGGCACGCGGCGGCCGGCGGCCCGCCGGTCGTGGAGGCGCGCAGCCTGTCCCGC
This region includes:
- a CDS encoding sugar ABC transporter ATP-binding protein; the encoded protein is MPEPEPVLEADGVSKRFPGVLALDEVSFRLLPGEVHALVGENGAGKSTLIKVLTGVHRPDGGRIRYRGGPAAFGTPLDAQRAGISTIYQEVNLVPLMSVARNLMLGHEPRNRLGVIDLPRLHAAAGRTLADFGVRTDVRRPLRSLGVGAQQMVALARAVSVDARVVVMDEPTSSLEPREVETLFGVIGGLRERGISTIYVSHRLDELYRICDRVTVLRDGRVAHTGPLAGLDRLRLISLMLGRDLADVRAGGVTRFSGGHAAAGGPPVVEARSLSRRHVLSDVSVAVRPGEVVGLGGLLGAGRTETAKAIAGALPLDGGRVTVAGVPLRRRTTAAAIRAGVSLLPEDRKAEGIVPTLSVRDNIALAALPRLARAGLVSDARVDRVVDTFMRRLRIRAASPDQRVSELSGGNQQKVLLARWLAMHPKALLLDEPTRGIDVGAKAEVQALVDELARDGLGVLLISSDLEELVEGSDRVVVLRDGAVVGELAGDQVTEERIMAAIAGRPGEEDHG